One genomic segment of Bifidobacterium breve DSM 20213 = JCM 1192 includes these proteins:
- a CDS encoding ATP-dependent helicase produces the protein MYDEPEVIARSAQELVGDLNPQQAEAVQYRGQALLIGAGAGSGKTRVLTRRIAWILSQFGAWPSQILAITFTNKAAVEMRERLGSLIGPVAQRMWVSTFHSACVRILRRDGKSIGLKSGFSIYDSADSERLVKIIATEFNLDIKRYTPRSILGHISDLKNNLTGWKENLAVHAPDFTPGQRGYQFGTVGDLEAIYAVIYAEYEHRLALANAVDFDDLIGRTVELLRTDPAVAEYYHHRFRYILVDEYQDTNHAQYVLVRELAGVDTGEKAIPGSPNAGKSGPAWITVVGDSDQSIYAFRGADIRNIQDFEQDFPNAKTIMLEQNYRSTQTILDAANAVISNNEGRKPKKLWTALGKGEPIVGYAADNAQQEAQWVATEIARLHAEEDIAYSDMAIMYRANAQSRSLEEALINAGLPYQLVGGTKFYERREIKDALAYLQALVNPDDDVNLRRILNVPKRGLGNRAEGILLAYARERGTSFFYALMHLDEIQDVPTRTATQLKAFRDLMGELSQFTRAHDAKPSEIVAEVLEKSGLRAELEKSVDPQDASRLENLSQLQSTAAEFEQNTPDATLSAFLETTALVADSDQLPGEAEDSGKVTLMTLHTAKGLEYPVVFLTGMEQGTFPHSRSMEDTTELQEERRLAYVGITRAKQRLYVTRAAVRSQWGQAADMMPSQFLDEIPDSLIDWKRREAGVERMRANWESDGFADDYGGWDDDDFGGTTFGGSSTFGSRGSGSSYGSRSHYGSSSYGSGSSYGSRSGGSSYGSRSGSSYGSRSRSGSSYGSGSGSSYGSRSRSGPASGGTRAGKVTTRHTTPKSGSAGSSMPSSKLAKDNGLNISDFAVGDMISHDQYGLGKVTDAQDKGRNSVITVDFGSAGVKRLMLRVAPIEKL, from the coding sequence GTGTACGACGAGCCGGAAGTCATCGCCCGCAGCGCGCAGGAACTCGTAGGCGACCTGAACCCGCAGCAGGCCGAAGCCGTGCAATACCGCGGCCAGGCGCTGCTGATCGGAGCCGGCGCCGGTTCCGGCAAAACCCGAGTCCTCACCCGACGCATCGCATGGATCCTGAGCCAGTTCGGCGCATGGCCCAGCCAGATCCTGGCCATCACCTTCACCAACAAGGCCGCCGTCGAGATGCGCGAACGACTCGGCTCGCTGATTGGCCCGGTGGCCCAGCGTATGTGGGTCTCCACCTTCCACTCCGCCTGCGTGCGCATCCTGCGCCGCGACGGCAAATCCATCGGCCTCAAATCCGGCTTCTCCATCTACGATTCCGCCGACTCCGAGCGACTCGTCAAAATCATCGCCACCGAATTCAACCTCGATATCAAGCGCTACACCCCGCGTTCGATCCTCGGCCACATCTCCGACCTGAAAAACAACCTGACCGGCTGGAAGGAAAACCTCGCCGTCCATGCGCCCGACTTCACGCCCGGCCAGCGCGGCTACCAGTTCGGCACGGTGGGCGACCTTGAAGCCATCTACGCGGTGATATACGCCGAATACGAGCACAGGCTCGCTCTGGCCAACGCCGTCGACTTCGATGATCTGATTGGGCGCACGGTCGAACTGCTGCGCACCGACCCGGCCGTCGCCGAGTACTACCATCACCGTTTCCGCTACATTCTGGTCGACGAGTATCAGGACACCAACCACGCCCAGTATGTGCTCGTACGCGAGCTGGCCGGCGTGGACACAGGGGAGAAGGCTATTCCGGGCTCGCCGAACGCAGGCAAATCCGGCCCTGCTTGGATCACCGTCGTGGGCGATTCTGACCAGTCCATCTATGCCTTCCGCGGCGCCGACATCCGCAACATCCAGGATTTCGAACAGGACTTCCCGAACGCCAAGACCATCATGCTCGAACAGAACTATCGTTCGACGCAGACCATTTTGGACGCGGCCAACGCGGTGATCAGCAACAACGAGGGACGCAAGCCCAAGAAACTGTGGACAGCACTCGGCAAAGGCGAGCCAATCGTCGGCTACGCGGCGGATAACGCCCAGCAGGAGGCCCAGTGGGTGGCCACCGAAATCGCCCGACTGCACGCCGAAGAAGATATCGCCTACTCTGACATGGCGATTATGTATCGCGCCAACGCGCAGTCCCGCTCGCTCGAAGAGGCGTTAATCAACGCAGGGCTGCCGTACCAGCTCGTCGGCGGCACCAAGTTCTACGAACGCCGTGAAATCAAGGACGCGCTGGCCTACCTGCAGGCGCTGGTCAACCCGGATGATGACGTGAACCTGCGTCGAATTTTGAACGTGCCCAAGCGCGGGCTCGGCAATCGTGCCGAGGGCATCCTGCTCGCCTATGCGCGCGAACGTGGCACCAGCTTCTTCTATGCACTCATGCATTTGGATGAAATTCAGGACGTGCCCACGCGTACCGCCACGCAGCTCAAGGCCTTCCGTGATTTGATGGGTGAGCTCTCGCAATTCACGCGAGCACATGACGCCAAGCCCAGCGAGATTGTGGCCGAAGTGCTGGAGAAGTCCGGCTTGCGTGCAGAGCTGGAAAAGTCCGTGGACCCGCAGGACGCCTCCCGTTTGGAAAACCTCTCCCAGCTGCAGTCCACCGCAGCCGAGTTCGAGCAGAACACGCCCGACGCCACGCTATCCGCATTCCTGGAGACCACCGCGCTCGTGGCCGATTCCGACCAGCTGCCCGGCGAGGCGGAGGATTCCGGCAAAGTGACGCTGATGACCCTGCACACGGCCAAGGGCCTCGAATACCCGGTGGTGTTCCTGACCGGCATGGAACAGGGCACATTCCCGCATTCGCGTTCGATGGAGGACACCACCGAACTGCAGGAGGAACGCCGACTTGCCTATGTGGGTATTACCCGCGCCAAGCAGCGCCTGTATGTCACGCGCGCAGCCGTACGCTCCCAGTGGGGGCAGGCCGCCGATATGATGCCCAGCCAGTTCCTCGACGAGATCCCCGATTCGCTCATCGATTGGAAACGCCGCGAGGCCGGCGTGGAACGCATGCGCGCCAACTGGGAATCCGATGGATTCGCCGACGATTACGGCGGCTGGGATGATGACGATTTTGGCGGTACGACGTTCGGTGGGTCCTCGACATTCGGCTCTCGCGGTTCGGGTTCGTCGTATGGCTCGAGATCTCATTACGGCTCGTCAAGCTATGGGTCTGGCTCGTCCTATGGCTCCCGTTCGGGCGGTTCATCGTATGGCTCACGTTCCGGCTCCTCCTACGGTTCCCGCTCGCGCTCGGGTTCGTCCTATGGTTCGGGTTCCGGCTCTTCATATGGTTCTCGTTCCCGTTCCGGTCCGGCGTCCGGCGGCACTCGTGCCGGCAAGGTCACTACGCGCCACACCACGCCGAAGTCCGGTTCCGCCGGATCTTCCATGCCAAGTTCCAAGCTCGCTAAAGATAATGGACTGAATATCTCTGACTTTGCCGTGGGCGACATGATCAGCCACGACCAGTACGGTCTCGGCAAGGTCACCGACGCGCAGGACAAGGGCCGCAATTCGGTCATCACCGTGGACTTCGGCTCCGCTGGAGTCAAACGCCTTATGCTCCGCGTGGCACCGATCGAAAAGCTGTGA
- a CDS encoding DUF2975 domain-containing protein, with translation MKNYMNRWVLLALKAIVILVWLACLWGQLLAVPGLSGALAGLYPSQTSMHWPYLIMGVLFLLCIEAAFVAVWKLFSLSGSGANSSR, from the coding sequence ATGAAAAACTACATGAACCGATGGGTGTTGCTCGCGTTGAAAGCCATCGTGATTCTGGTCTGGCTGGCCTGCCTATGGGGCCAACTACTCGCTGTACCGGGATTGAGCGGCGCGCTGGCCGGCCTCTACCCGAGCCAGACGTCGATGCACTGGCCATATCTCATTATGGGCGTGCTGTTCCTGCTCTGCATCGAAGCGGCGTTCGTGGCCGTATGGAAACTGTTCTCCTTGTCCGGCTCAGGAGCGAACTCGAGCAGGTGA
- a CDS encoding ABC transporter ATP-binding protein produces MTETASHLLELVDLTRQFVRRGTPFDAVSHVDLTIDAGEFVAIVGRSGNGKSTLINMVAGLVRPSSGTVHVDGREVTELSDKELSLLRNRTIGFVTQSQTLLGNLTVLDNVILPATMFPDALPFMEAENKDDAAVQKQNNMAETEPCIESEADNGSASDENSTESSTEPDPFMPDVIAPIADADGKPSNSAASQPDLFTERAKHLLTQLGAADLADSYPRELSGGEMRRVSIARALMNQPKLLIADEPTGDLDQESTDIVMQLLRSQADNGTAILMVTHDPDALEYADKVYRMDAGVLSMAAV; encoded by the coding sequence ATGACCGAAACTGCATCTCATCTGCTGGAATTGGTGGATTTGACCCGCCAGTTCGTCCGTCGCGGCACGCCGTTTGACGCGGTCAGTCACGTCGATCTCACGATTGACGCTGGGGAATTCGTCGCCATCGTCGGTCGCTCAGGCAACGGTAAAAGCACCCTGATTAATATGGTCGCCGGATTGGTGCGCCCAAGTTCGGGAACCGTGCATGTGGATGGGCGCGAAGTGACTGAGCTGAGCGATAAGGAACTGTCCCTACTGCGCAACCGAACCATCGGTTTCGTGACCCAAAGCCAGACCCTGCTCGGCAATCTCACGGTGCTCGACAATGTGATTCTGCCCGCGACGATGTTCCCGGATGCTCTGCCGTTCATGGAGGCTGAGAATAAGGACGATGCAGCCGTGCAAAAACAGAACAATATGGCCGAGACCGAGCCTTGCATCGAATCTGAGGCCGATAACGGTTCCGCATCCGATGAGAACAGTACCGAGTCTTCCACCGAGCCGGATCCGTTTATGCCGGATGTCATCGCGCCGATTGCAGATGCTGACGGTAAACCGTCAAACTCAGCTGCAAGCCAGCCCGACTTATTTACCGAGCGCGCCAAGCATCTGCTCACCCAGCTCGGTGCCGCCGATTTGGCGGACAGCTATCCGCGCGAACTATCCGGTGGTGAGATGCGGCGTGTCTCCATCGCCCGCGCCCTGATGAATCAGCCCAAATTGCTTATCGCGGACGAACCGACCGGCGATCTCGACCAAGAGAGCACTGACATCGTGATGCAACTGCTGAGAAGCCAAGCCGATAACGGTACGGCGATCCTCATGGTCACGCATGATCCGGATGCGCTGGAGTATGCGGACAAGGTATACCGCATGGATGCCGGAGTGCTGTCCATGGCTGCGGTGTAA
- a CDS encoding cytidine deaminase, translating to MAPVERHIEETLYRSAVELIERRYPTGWGGAAAMRLAGKDNGKHDGSNGSDALIVTSVAIETPNAAASLCIEVGAMCEAMKLDRRVTHTICVVRDDEHAPFTVLSPCGICQERLRYWGDDVMCAVSDNNQGEHPLFVPLRDLQPHHWTQVYPPAELEHYER from the coding sequence ATGGCTCCAGTGGAGCGTCATATCGAGGAAACGCTGTATCGCAGTGCCGTGGAACTGATCGAGCGAAGGTATCCGACAGGATGGGGAGGCGCGGCGGCGATGCGACTCGCCGGCAAAGACAACGGTAAACATGACGGAAGCAACGGCTCGGATGCACTTATCGTCACGAGCGTGGCGATTGAGACACCCAATGCCGCCGCTTCGCTATGCATCGAGGTCGGAGCGATGTGCGAGGCGATGAAGCTTGATCGCCGTGTCACCCACACCATCTGCGTCGTACGCGATGACGAACACGCCCCGTTCACCGTGTTGTCTCCATGCGGCATCTGTCAGGAACGGCTGCGCTATTGGGGCGACGACGTGATGTGCGCCGTGTCCGACAACAATCAGGGAGAGCATCCGTTGTTCGTGCCGCTGCGCGACCTGCAGCCGCACCATTGGACCCAGGTGTACCCACCAGCCGAATTGGAACACTACGAGCGATAA
- a CDS encoding gamma-glutamyl-gamma-aminobutyrate hydrolase family protein → MAHRPLIGVVPLWDDTLNSLWMLPGYFDGIIEAGGIPVMLPLTDDEAAIEQLVGQCDGFLVTGGHDVDPERYGEAAGPKTVKLCKARDRMEERLIPSVIAADKPLLGICRGIQSLNVALGGTLWQDLPDEHPSPVVHHGDKPPYDPVVHEVSIAPDSPLARALWPLGDNGPSEAEADEVDSFGKPYHPRAYTLGVNSYHHQAIRTLGQGLEPMATAPDGIVEAVWMPAKRFVWAVQWHPEFSHRADSNQRRILSAFIDAC, encoded by the coding sequence ATGGCCCACCGTCCGCTTATCGGCGTGGTCCCGTTGTGGGACGACACACTGAACAGCCTGTGGATGCTGCCCGGCTATTTCGACGGCATCATCGAAGCCGGCGGCATCCCGGTGATGCTGCCGCTGACCGACGATGAAGCTGCAATCGAACAGCTGGTCGGCCAATGCGACGGATTCCTGGTCACCGGCGGCCACGACGTGGATCCGGAACGGTATGGCGAGGCGGCCGGCCCCAAGACGGTCAAACTATGCAAGGCCCGCGACCGGATGGAGGAGCGCCTGATCCCCTCCGTCATCGCGGCGGACAAGCCATTGCTGGGCATCTGCCGCGGCATCCAGAGCCTCAACGTCGCCTTGGGTGGCACGTTGTGGCAGGATCTGCCGGACGAACATCCCAGCCCGGTCGTGCATCATGGCGACAAGCCGCCGTATGACCCGGTGGTCCACGAAGTGTCGATCGCGCCCGATTCGCCGTTGGCCCGCGCGTTGTGGCCGCTGGGAGACAACGGCCCAAGTGAGGCGGAGGCCGATGAGGTCGATTCCTTCGGCAAGCCGTATCATCCGCGCGCCTATACGCTGGGCGTCAACAGTTATCACCATCAGGCGATTCGCACGCTGGGCCAGGGACTGGAACCGATGGCCACCGCGCCGGACGGCATCGTGGAGGCGGTCTGGATGCCGGCCAAGCGTTTCGTCTGGGCCGTCCAATGGCATCCTGAGTTCTCCCACCGCGCCGATAGCAACCAACGTCGCATCCTCAGCGCCTTCATCGACGCCTGCTGA
- a CDS encoding DUF4418 family protein, which translates to MKNKLFASVPNILFGALIAIAPQTFAHACTGHDMPGACHYSQQAATGIGVVILVLGVVALFGNAQVRIGLNIAAIANALLLLAVPTFLIGICKGAMMHCRMVMLPTLIVLGVLTLVFAAVAIWLDSRAAKH; encoded by the coding sequence ATGAAGAACAAGCTGTTCGCATCCGTGCCCAATATTCTGTTCGGTGCGCTTATTGCCATCGCACCCCAGACCTTTGCTCACGCTTGCACCGGCCATGACATGCCGGGTGCCTGCCATTACTCGCAGCAGGCCGCCACCGGTATCGGCGTTGTGATTCTGGTGCTCGGCGTCGTGGCCCTGTTCGGCAACGCCCAGGTCCGTATTGGTCTGAACATCGCCGCCATCGCTAACGCGTTGCTGCTGCTTGCTGTGCCCACCTTCCTGATCGGCATCTGCAAGGGCGCCATGATGCACTGCCGCATGGTCATGCTGCCCACGCTTATCGTGCTCGGCGTACTCACTCTCGTATTCGCCGCTGTCGCCATCTGGCTCGATTCCCGAGCGGCCAAGCACTGA
- a CDS encoding FtsX-like permease family protein, producing MPSHIALRGLPLENLKRKPFRTGALLAVVTILALTFFGGTMLTMNLNTGMTSMEKRLGADLMVVPQDTAQKAEALLTNGNPSTFYFTRDIATEVKQADGIEQASEQTYISSLAAACCDEKLQIIGYDPSTDFVIEPWVASQFKGTLEDGKMIAGANVNVSTDGTIELYGRKWPVIAQLANTGTSLDNSVFINQATVPDMVAASSKVSKQVMPMEYAGKAVSTVMIKVKQGYEAQTVAENIKRIDSRFADLGYVYPGGITANTKTSLTALVTYLKVFVAVIWVMGVIVLLAVFASSANERKREFASLRIMGATRGMLNVIILKESAIIGLIGGVIGVGVASLVIFPFSSLIGKQLQLPYLQAGPAVVIGFIAITIVCSTAIGIVGSLLTMWRLGRPEAYLTLREGE from the coding sequence GTGCCATCGCATATCGCATTGCGCGGCCTGCCGCTTGAAAATCTCAAGCGTAAGCCATTCCGCACCGGCGCCCTGCTCGCCGTCGTCACCATTCTTGCGCTGACATTCTTCGGCGGCACCATGCTGACCATGAACCTCAACACCGGTATGACCAGCATGGAGAAGCGCCTCGGCGCCGACCTGATGGTTGTGCCTCAGGACACCGCGCAGAAAGCCGAAGCGCTGTTGACCAACGGCAACCCCAGCACGTTCTATTTCACCAGAGACATCGCCACTGAGGTCAAGCAAGCGGATGGCATCGAACAAGCCAGCGAACAAACCTACATATCGTCACTGGCCGCCGCCTGCTGCGACGAAAAACTGCAGATCATCGGCTACGACCCGTCCACCGACTTCGTTATCGAGCCATGGGTTGCGTCCCAATTCAAAGGCACCCTCGAAGACGGCAAGATGATCGCCGGCGCGAACGTCAATGTGTCCACCGATGGCACCATTGAGCTATACGGCCGTAAATGGCCGGTGATCGCTCAGCTGGCCAATACCGGCACCAGCCTCGACAATTCGGTGTTCATCAACCAGGCCACTGTGCCCGACATGGTCGCCGCATCGTCCAAGGTCTCCAAGCAGGTCATGCCCATGGAATATGCGGGCAAGGCCGTCTCCACCGTGATGATCAAGGTCAAGCAGGGGTATGAGGCGCAAACCGTGGCCGAGAACATCAAACGCATTGACTCCCGATTCGCCGATCTGGGCTACGTGTATCCTGGCGGCATCACCGCCAATACCAAGACCTCGCTGACCGCATTGGTCACCTACCTCAAGGTGTTCGTGGCCGTGATCTGGGTGATGGGTGTGATCGTGCTGCTCGCCGTATTCGCCTCTTCGGCGAACGAACGCAAGCGCGAGTTCGCGTCCCTGCGCATTATGGGAGCCACGCGTGGCATGTTGAACGTCATCATTCTCAAGGAATCGGCCATTATCGGACTGATTGGCGGTGTAATCGGCGTAGGCGTGGCGAGCCTCGTGATCTTCCCATTCAGTTCGCTAATCGGCAAACAATTGCAATTGCCATATCTGCAAGCCGGACCGGCCGTCGTTATCGGATTCATTGCCATAACTATTGTGTGCTCAACCGCCATCGGCATTGTCGGCTCGTTGCTGACCATGTGGCGACTTGGCCGCCCCGAAGCCTATCTGACCCTGCGAGAAGGGGAGTGA
- a CDS encoding xanthine phosphoribosyltransferase produces MQELEERIQSEGTVKAGDVLKVDAFLNHQCDVRLFDRMGAAWAKHFAGKHITKILTIEASGIGIACVAAQHFGNVPVVFAKKAQSINLDGDQYTTTVYSFTKQKEFPVIVSKKYLNAGDHVLLIDDFLANGKALRGLIDLCKAAGATVEGIGIAVEKGFQGGGDALRADGYDVDSLAIVESMDPGTGEITFRH; encoded by the coding sequence ATGCAGGAACTTGAGGAACGAATCCAGAGCGAGGGAACGGTAAAGGCAGGTGACGTGCTCAAGGTGGACGCGTTCCTGAACCACCAGTGCGACGTACGTCTGTTCGACCGTATGGGAGCCGCGTGGGCCAAGCATTTCGCCGGCAAGCACATCACCAAAATTCTGACCATCGAAGCGTCCGGCATTGGCATCGCATGCGTGGCCGCCCAGCATTTCGGCAATGTGCCGGTGGTGTTCGCCAAGAAAGCGCAGTCCATCAATCTGGACGGCGACCAGTACACCACCACCGTGTACTCCTTCACCAAGCAGAAGGAATTTCCGGTGATCGTGTCCAAGAAGTATCTGAATGCGGGCGACCATGTGCTGCTGATCGACGATTTCCTGGCCAACGGCAAGGCGCTGCGCGGCCTGATTGATCTGTGCAAGGCGGCCGGCGCCACGGTCGAGGGCATTGGTATCGCCGTGGAGAAGGGCTTCCAGGGCGGCGGCGACGCGCTGCGCGCCGATGGTTACGACGTAGATTCGTTGGCCATTGTCGAATCCATGGATCCCGGAACCGGCGAGATCACCTTTAGGCACTGA
- the rpsD gene encoding 30S ribosomal protein S4, whose amino-acid sequence MTNVQRSRRQVRLSRALGIALTPKAQRIFEKRPYAPGEHGRDRRRTESDYAVRMREKQRLRAQYGISEKQLRAAYEKATRTAGQTGNAMLTDLETRLDNLVLRAGIARTTAQARQFVVHRHILVDGNVVDRPSYRVKPGQTIQVKAKSQTMVPFQIAAEGVHRDVLPAVPGYLDVNLASLKATLTRKPEVEEIPVQVNIQYVVEFYAR is encoded by the coding sequence ATGACGAACGTTCAGCGTTCTCGCCGTCAGGTGCGCCTGTCCCGCGCCCTCGGCATCGCACTGACCCCCAAGGCTCAGCGCATTTTCGAAAAGCGTCCGTACGCTCCTGGCGAGCACGGCCGCGACCGTCGCCGCACCGAATCCGATTACGCGGTGCGTATGCGCGAGAAGCAGCGTCTGCGCGCTCAGTACGGCATCTCCGAGAAGCAGCTCCGCGCCGCTTACGAGAAGGCTACCCGTACCGCCGGCCAGACCGGTAACGCCATGCTGACCGACCTCGAGACCCGTCTCGACAACCTGGTTCTGCGTGCCGGCATCGCCCGCACCACCGCCCAGGCCCGTCAGTTCGTGGTGCACCGTCACATCCTCGTTGACGGCAACGTGGTGGACCGTCCGTCCTACCGCGTCAAGCCCGGCCAGACCATCCAGGTGAAGGCCAAGAGCCAGACCATGGTTCCGTTCCAGATCGCCGCCGAAGGCGTGCACCGTGATGTGCTGCCCGCGGTTCCCGGTTACCTCGACGTGAACCTTGCCTCCCTGAAGGCCACCCTGACCCGCAAGCCCGAGGTCGAAGAGATTCCGGTGCAGGTCAACATCCAGTACGTGGTCGAATTCTACGCCCGCTGA
- a CDS encoding nucleobase:cation symporter-2 family protein produces MSEKKTKNSISFEALSSLDAPVSFWKGIPFGLQHVMAMFVANLAPIFIVASAAKMTPAQSATIIQAGLLVAGLGTCLQLYGAWLIGSRLPMVTGISFTYVAAAVAICADKGYGAVVGAVMVGGLLELVLGLTAKYWRRFVPPIVSAIVVTSIGFSLLNVGATSFGGGSGAKDFGNWQNLTLGLISLVACLAFQLLMKGTAKQLSVLFGLVVGYVVAICMGKVDFSGFQNLAIVSVPQIMPFKPEFDWGSIISIGLLYVVSSVEVLGDTAALTKVGLNRTPTERETAGAIAGDGLISTVSGLFGCLPLTSFAQNIGLVAMTKVVNRKVILSGGVILILASFVPAIAEVFNSLPQAVLGGCTIMMFGNIILSGFQMIAEAGFTQRNITIAALSLTIGIGFTQVSDIFAQFPALFQQIFASNCIAVAFVVAVILNAVLPSEEHFLSAPKEASVADAE; encoded by the coding sequence ATGTCAGAGAAGAAAACCAAGAATTCCATATCATTTGAGGCATTGTCCTCGCTGGACGCGCCCGTATCCTTCTGGAAGGGCATTCCGTTCGGCCTGCAGCATGTGATGGCCATGTTTGTGGCCAACCTTGCCCCGATCTTCATCGTCGCATCCGCCGCGAAGATGACGCCGGCCCAGTCGGCCACAATCATTCAGGCCGGTCTGCTGGTGGCAGGTCTCGGTACCTGTCTGCAACTGTATGGCGCGTGGCTCATCGGCTCCCGGCTACCGATGGTCACCGGCATCTCCTTCACCTACGTGGCGGCCGCCGTGGCGATTTGCGCGGACAAGGGTTATGGCGCGGTGGTCGGCGCGGTGATGGTCGGCGGCCTGCTGGAACTCGTGCTGGGCTTAACGGCCAAATATTGGCGTCGGTTCGTGCCGCCAATCGTCTCCGCCATCGTGGTCACCTCCATCGGTTTCTCCCTGCTCAACGTGGGCGCCACGAGCTTCGGCGGCGGCAGCGGCGCCAAGGACTTCGGCAACTGGCAAAATCTGACGCTCGGGCTTATATCATTGGTCGCCTGCTTGGCATTCCAGCTGTTGATGAAGGGCACGGCCAAGCAGCTGTCCGTGCTATTCGGTCTGGTGGTCGGTTACGTGGTGGCCATCTGCATGGGCAAGGTCGATTTCTCCGGTTTCCAGAACCTTGCCATTGTGTCTGTGCCGCAGATCATGCCATTCAAGCCCGAGTTCGACTGGGGTTCGATCATCTCCATCGGCCTGCTCTATGTCGTCTCCTCTGTTGAGGTGCTGGGCGACACCGCCGCGCTGACCAAAGTGGGTCTGAACCGTACGCCGACCGAACGCGAGACTGCTGGCGCCATCGCCGGTGACGGCCTTATCTCCACCGTCTCCGGCCTGTTCGGCTGCCTGCCGCTGACCTCCTTCGCGCAGAACATCGGACTTGTGGCCATGACCAAGGTCGTCAATCGTAAGGTCATTCTTTCCGGTGGCGTAATCCTGATTTTGGCGAGCTTCGTGCCGGCCATCGCCGAGGTGTTCAACTCGCTGCCGCAGGCTGTGCTCGGCGGCTGCACCATCATGATGTTCGGCAATATCATTCTTTCCGGCTTCCAGATGATCGCCGAAGCGGGCTTCACGCAGCGCAACATCACGATTGCGGCGCTCTCGCTGACCATCGGCATCGGCTTCACCCAGGTGAGCGACATCTTCGCGCAGTTCCCGGCCCTGTTCCAGCAGATCTTCGCCTCGAACTGCATCGCCGTGGCGTTCGTGGTGGCCGTGATCCTGAACGCCGTGCTGCCCAGTGAGGAGCATTTCCTCTCCGCGCCCAAGGAGGCGTCGGTCGCGGACGCCGAGTGA
- a CDS encoding helix-turn-helix domain-containing protein translates to MTIRINLDVMMAKRKIGVGELAEQIGITPANVSILKNGRAKAVRFTTLDAICKALDCQPGDILEWEDDD, encoded by the coding sequence ATGACGATTCGCATCAATCTCGACGTCATGATGGCCAAACGCAAGATTGGCGTCGGCGAGCTCGCCGAACAAATTGGCATCACGCCCGCCAACGTGTCCATTCTGAAGAACGGACGTGCCAAAGCCGTCCGCTTCACCACATTGGACGCCATCTGCAAGGCGCTCGACTGTCAACCCGGAGACATCCTCGAATGGGAAGATGACGATTGA
- a CDS encoding alpha/beta fold hydrolase — MAQPQPYYAIEGNDNGLSVVFVHGMGVDHRSLMMLDEAFDGNDSIRRIYLDLPGFGRTPALPENACGLPEMADWLQTVIDGLVGKATPFAMVGNSMGGALVREVLAREPRRVAGMALIAPVVDPQHAGRHVAEHVVANPNPRLTHSLPQEQVFDFITMGVNQSFDAWRRYQRFILPGVALCDRSACERLDQRYWLDDDPEKTLGTYAGPVLIVTGKQDQIVGYEDQQALLPHYPNATFVTLDNAGHNAHIDQPEAVITLVREWVAHMAFAPLR, encoded by the coding sequence ATGGCACAGCCGCAGCCGTATTACGCCATCGAGGGCAATGATAATGGATTGTCCGTCGTGTTTGTGCATGGCATGGGTGTGGACCATCGTTCGCTGATGATGCTCGATGAAGCATTCGACGGCAATGATTCGATTCGCCGCATATATCTGGACCTGCCCGGCTTTGGGCGTACGCCGGCACTGCCCGAGAATGCCTGTGGACTGCCGGAAATGGCTGATTGGCTGCAAACGGTCATTGACGGCCTTGTCGGCAAAGCAACCCCATTCGCCATGGTCGGCAACTCGATGGGCGGTGCGCTTGTCCGCGAAGTATTGGCGCGCGAACCTCGCCGAGTGGCCGGCATGGCGCTGATCGCGCCGGTTGTGGACCCGCAGCATGCCGGCCGGCATGTGGCCGAACACGTGGTTGCGAATCCCAATCCCAGACTGACGCACTCCCTGCCACAGGAACAGGTGTTCGACTTCATCACCATGGGCGTCAACCAGTCATTCGATGCATGGCGGCGCTACCAGCGGTTCATCTTGCCTGGTGTGGCGTTGTGTGACCGTTCGGCGTGCGAACGACTGGATCAACGCTATTGGCTGGATGACGACCCCGAGAAAACACTCGGCACATATGCAGGTCCGGTGCTCATCGTCACCGGCAAACAAGACCAGATCGTCGGATACGAAGACCAGCAAGCCCTGTTGCCGCACTATCCCAACGCCACCTTCGTGACGCTAGACAATGCCGGTCACAACGCGCACATCGACCAACCCGAAGCCGTCATCACGCTTGTACGCGAATGGGTGGCTCATATGGCGTTCGCTCCGTTGAGATGA